AGCTCGCCAATGCCGCCAAGCACCGGCCACTGCCCCACCTTGCCGCTGGCGCCGCCGTTTTCGTCCACAAACCCCACCACGTCCAGGCCCAGCTCCCGGTGCTGGGCAAGCTTTTCCGCCACGGCTTTGGCCAGCTCCCCGGTGCCGATGACCACCGCCCGCTGGCGCCGGTGGGGCGCAGCCCAAACTTTGCCCATGGCGTACCAAAAGAAAAGCCGCCCCAGGGCCACGAAGACCACATCGAGCCCGGCAAAGATGGCCAGGGCCAAACGGGAGTAGGTGAACTCTCGATAGAAGGCCAGGCCGGCGTTGAGCACCACCATGGCCAGCACCACGGCGGTGAAAACGCCCAGGATCTCATCAATACGGGAGCGCCGCGGGCGGCCTGTTAAAAGCCCGCGGAAGTAAAAGACCACTGGCCAAATGAGGGTGATGATGGGAATGAGCGCGAGGTACGGTTCAAAAGGCGGAACGCCTTTGGTCACCGGCATGATGGGCCAGGTAAAACGCAGGTGGTAGGCGAGGATCAGCGCGGCGTAGGTGAGGGCCAAATCCAGGGCCATGACCAGCGTGCGTTGGATGCGGAGTTTCTGGTAAATCATAAGCTGACGCCCACGCGCTCCAATAGGTAGCGGAACCGGCGGCGGAAGCGAGCGCGGGAAAAGCTTTCCGCTCGCTCACGGCAGGCAGCCGGAGAAAAGGAACGGGATAGGGCCTGGCTGCAGGCGGAAGCGAGGGCTTCCACGGTGGGTTCTTCCACCAGGAGCCCGTGTTCCCCGTGAATCACGATGTCGGCGGTGCCGGAGGCGGCTAGCCCCACCACCGGCGTGCCGCAGGCCAACGCCTCCACCGTGGCCATGCCGAAGTCCTCCACGTTGGGAACCAGAAGCAGCGCCGCTTGGCGGTACTCGTCCCGCAGCCGCTCGTCGCTCACCCGCCCCAAAAACCTCACGTTTGCAGGGGAAAAGCGCTCCAGCGTCCGCCGCAAGTGCCCCTCGCCCACGATCCTCAACTCACGCCCCAGCGCTTTGGCCACGGCAATGCCCACCTCTACCCGTTTATACGGAACCAGAGCCGCCACCATCAGCAGGTGCTTGCCTTTGCTGTCACCGGGGGTGAAGAACTCGGTGTCCACCGGCGGCGGGATGACCTCCGCTTCCCGGCGGAAGTAGTGGCGGATGCGCCGGGCCACCAGCTGGGAGTTGGCCACAAAGTGGTCCACCCGGGCGGCGGAAACCACGTCCCACAGCCGCAGGTAAGCCAGGCGGCGCTTGAGCAAGCCGCGCAGGACCCAGGGGACCCGCGCCAGGTAGGCCTCCCGCTGGTCCCAGGCATAGCGCATGGGGGTGTGGCAGTAACACACGTGCACCGCACCCGGTGGCGGGATCACCCCCTTGGCCACGCAATGGCTGGAGGAAATCACCAAATCGAAGCCCGAAAGGTCCAGCTCTTCCACGGCCCGCGGCATGAGCGGCAAAAGCGGGCGGTAAAACCGTCCCCCCAGGGTCCAGGGTTGCAGCCAGCTCACACGGATGGGATGTCGGGAAAGCTCCCCGGAAACGCTTCCTTTGCGGTAAAGCAAGGTAAAAATTGGGGCGTCGGGGAAAAAGCTGGCCATTTCTGAAAGCACCTTTTCCCCGCCCCGCATGCCGGTGAGCCAATCGTGAACGAAGGCAACCTTCATGGCGTTTCCCCCAGCACCCGGCGGTACACGCCCAGGGTTTCCCGGGCGGTTTGCTCCCAGCGGAAGCGTTGGGCCCGGGAGTGAGCCGCCGAGGCCAGCTTCTTGCGGGTTTCGGGCTCCTGCCAGAGCCTGCGCATGGCTTGCGCTTGCTCCACCACGTCCCTGGGGTTCACCTTCAGCACCGCATCCGCCAGCACCTCCCGCACCGCCGGGATATCCGAAGCCATGATGGGAAGCCCGCAGGCGGCCGCCTCCAGTACCGGCAGTCCGAAACCTTCATAAAGCGAAGGGCACAGGAAAGCCAAAGCGCCCCGGTACACGGCCCGCAGCTCATGGCGGGGTAAAAAGCCCAGGAAGCGGACCTTGGAGGCCAGGCCCATGGCCTCCACCCGGGGAGCCAACGGGCCGGTGGGGGTGAAGCCGCCGGCCAGCGCCAGATGCGGGACTTCGTCCCCGGCTTCGTTAACGAAGAGCTGATAGGCCTTGAGCACCGCTTCCACGTTTTTGTGTGGCTTGTGGTTGCCCACAAACAGGAAGTACGGCCTTGAAAGCCCAAGCCGGCGGCGATGGGCCTCGTCCTCGTTTCCGTCATGGTCGGCAAAGAACTCCGCCTCCACGCCGTTAGGGATGACCTCCACCTTGTGGGCGTTGGCCCCCAAAAGGGTAGCCAAGTCCTGAGCCGTGGTGTGGGAAACGGCAATGACCCGCCGGGCCCGCGCCACCGCCGCCCGAATCATAAACGTGGCGTAAGCGTACCCCGCCGGCTTGGGGAGGAACTCGGGAAACAGCACGTGGATGATGTCGTGAATGGTGACCACCATCCTTCCCACGTAGCTTAGCGGGATCACGTAGTGGGGGATGTGAAAAAGCCGCGGACGAAGGGTAGAAAGCCGCCAGGGCAACAGCAGCTGCTCCCGCACCGTGTAGCCTTTGGCTTCTACGTGCAGCACGCGCACGTTGGGCGGAAAGGCGGGCAGCATTTCCCGCCCTTCCGCCGTGACCAAAATCGCCCAGCTCCACTCCGGCGCCATGGCGGGCAGGTGGCGCAGAAGCGCAGCTACGTAGCTGCCGATGCCAAAGTCGGGCAGCTTGCGGGCGTCGAGGGCAACGGTCACCATCCGGCGGCATTCTAGCCCGGGCTTCCCGCAAGTTCTGAGAGCAGCAAGACCCACTGGGGCCAAACCCTGTCCCAGCGCAGCTCGGGAGCCCGTACCGCTGCCCTTTGACGCAAATCCGCCTGCACCTCCGGGCGCAGGGCTGTGCCGAGGGCTTGGGCCAAAGCCTGCGGGTCCCGGGGAGGGACGTGGAGGGCCGCACCAGCCGCCACCTCCACCAGCGCCTCCTCGTTGGAGGCCACGCAGGCCGCCCCGCAGCACAGGGCCTCGGCCAGAGGCAAGCCGAACCCTTCCTCCTCGGAAGCCAGCACCACCAGTTGCGCGGCACGCAAAAGCGCCCGTGCTTCCTCGCGGGTGACGTAGCCGGGGCAATGCACCCGCTGGGGCTGCCGGTGACGGGCCAGGGCTCGCTCCACGAAGTCCCCGCCCCAGCCCCTACCCCCCGCCAACACCAAATCGGGGGCCTGGGGGTTTTCGGCCAGCAGCAGGTCATGGGCCAGGATCAAGGTGTCTACGCCCTTGCGGGGCTCCAGGGTGCCCAGCTGTACGATGAAGGGCCTTCCCTGGGCGAATTTCGCCTCCACCGCTGCCCTGTCTTCCTCTCCGGGGGAGAAAAACTCATCCACCGCCAGAGGGATGACCCTCACGTCCCGGGCCCACCCCGGGAGCAGCGTGGCCAGGCGGTGGGCGGTGGCGTGGCTGGAGCACACCACCACATCGGCCTGGGCCAGGGATTCCTCCACGTAAGCGTTAAAGCAAAAGCGGTTGGCCAGGCGGTGGTGGTGAGGGCGGCTGCGGGGGGTCAAATCGTGGAGCACCAAAACCGAGGGCGTTTGCAGACGCCGGGGCAAGATCCCCAGAGTTCCCACGAAAATATCGGCCCCCTGCACCTGGCGGGCGGCTGTGGTGACGAGCCAAAGGGTGCCCGGGAGCGGCAAGCGCGGGGCCAGCACCGGCAGCTCCCGGGGAAAGCCCCGCAGGCCCACTTCAGCGGGTCTTGGCAGGTGCAGCTCCAGCGCCCAGGGCGTGGCCTGGGCCAAATGGCGCAACAACCCCTCCAGCCAAACCCCCACCCCGGTGCGGGCTCCCAAAAGCGGGCGGGCATCAAACGCAATACGCATCGGGAAAACCGGTTTCTTGTCCTGCCACCCGGTGAAAGACCCCGGCGGTGGCCCGGGCCGCCTCCTGCCACTGGAAGAGCTGGGCCCTTTGCTTGCCCTTTTCACCCAGTTGGATTTTAAGCCTGGGGTCCGAGGCCAGCTTGAGGATGGCCTGCGCCAGGGCTTCCGGCTTGGCCGGGTCCACCAACAGCCCCGCATCCCCCATCACTTCCGGCAAGGAGGACGTATTCGAGGCAATCACCGGCACCCCGCAGGCCATGGCCTCCACCACCGGCAATCCAAACCCCTCCAGCCACGAGGGCATGAGCAGGGCTTCCGCCTGCCGCAAAACCGCAGTGAGGGCGGCCCGGGGCAGGTAGTCGAGATGCAGGATGCGCTCCCGCACCGGTGAGCGGGCCAGCTCCTCTTGCGCCTCTTCCGTTCGCCACCCCCAGCGGCCCACCAGCACCAGATGGCCCGGATAGCCCCCTTCCACCGCTTGCTGAAAGCCCCGCAAAAGCCCCAGGAGGTTTTTGCGCGGCTCCAGCGTGGAAACGAAGAGAAGATAGCGCGGCGGGATGTGGGCGGGTACTTCGCCGGGTTCGCGCAAGAACAAAGGATCCACCCCTTCGTGGATGACGTGAATGCGGTGCGGGCGTATGCCCAGAAGCTGCTGAAGGTCTTTCGCGGTGGCCTGGGAAACGGCAATGATGGCCGCGGCTTTGGCCAGGGTCTCGGGCAAACGCGAGTGCAGGTTGTCGAGCGTTTCCTGCTGCACGGTGTGGGGCAAGCGCAGGAAGGCCAGATCGTGCACGGTGACCACCAGCTGCCGGATGGCTGCCTGGTGGCGGCGGGGAGGGAAGAAGTTGGGCGCAAAAAACAGATCGTTGCCATCGAGAAAGAAGAACAACGGCTCCACCACCGTGCGCAGGAACGCGATGGTGGGCTTGACCGGCAGCAAAAAGCCGGCAGGAATATGGTGAAACCGAAAGCGGGTGCGGGGGGAAAGGGGCAAAGGCGGAGGGGCCGGCTCATCGGGTGCCGCGAAGGTGTGGGCGTAAAGGTTGAGGCGCAGCTGGGGATCCACCTTGGGCAGCTCCAGAAGCAGGTTCCAGGCGTACCAGCCCACGCCGGTCATGCGCTCGAAAAACGGGAAGATGTCCACTCCCACCACCAGCTCCGCTTCGCCCTTCACCACCCGGCGGTAAAACCGCCGCCAACGGGAGAAAAAGGTTCCCAGCAAATCCCGGAGCAGGTGGGCCCAAAAGGCCAGGGTCACGCGCCACCGCCACATGGTTGCAAAGCCTACACGAAACCGAGAGGTGTTAGCATGAGCGCATGGAGCCGGTACGCCTCACCAGCCACGGACCCGTGGCCATCGTGGAGTTGGCCCGGCCGGAAGTGCGCAACGCCCTTTCCCGGGAAACCGTGGATCTGCTCACCTCCTACCTCTCGCGTTTACGGTCTGAGCCTCTTCGGGCGTTGATCCTCACCGGCGAGGGTGGACACTTTTGCGCCGGGGCGCACCTGGGTGAGCTTTCGGAAAGCCTCGACCAGCCGGGCGCGGGTCAAAAGGAAGCCAGCCGCTTGGCCGCCCTTTACTCCGCGCTGTTGCACTTCCCCTACCTCACGGTGGCGGCGGTGGAAGGCTCGGCCTTTGGCGGCGGAGCGGGGCTGGCCTGCGCCTGCGATTTTGTGGTGGCTTCCCCGGAGGCGGTGCTGCAGTTTTCGGAGCTGCGGCTGGGGTTTGTTCCGGCGTTGATTAGCGTGTTTTTGGACCGGCGGGTGGGAAGTGCCCGCCTGGCCCAGCTTTTCCTAAACCCCCGGCCGCTTTCGGCGGCGGAAGCCCAGAGCTTGGGGTTGGTGGACGAGGTAAACCCCAACCCCCTGGCCCGAGCTCAGGAGCTGGCCCTGGAAGTGGCGGCCAAAACCGCTCCTTCGGCGGTAACGGCCTGCAAGCGCTTGCTCCTGGAGCTTTCCCACCCCCAGCTCGACCAGCAGCTGGCGCGGGCCGCCCAGGTCAACGCCGTGCAGCGGGAGCAGCCGGATTTCCGCAGGGGGGTGGAGCACTTTTTGACCCACAAGCGCTTCCGCGACTGGTTGGGTTCATAACTCCGGGCTCGCCTCGTTTGGGGGGAGGAGAAACAAGGAGCGGGGCTTAAGGCAGAGCTGCACCTCCTGTCCCACCTTCAGCCCCCGATCCAGGGCGGTGCAGAGCGGCACCCGGGCGGTGACCGAAAGCCCCTGCTGGGTGGTCATGTTCACCTGCGCCTGCCCATCCAAAAACACCAGATCCCGCACCGTGGCCGGGAAAAGGTTGTGCTGCACCTGCGGTCCCAGGGGGCGGTGGGGGTCAATGATGGCCACCTCCTCGGGGCGGATGCCCACAAACGCCGCGGGTCCCCGGCGGGCCACCTCCAGGGTCACCGGCACCGCGAGGGTCACCCGCAGCCCCGACCCCTCCGGGGTGGCGGAGGCCACCGGCCAGAGGTTTTCCGGGCTCAAGAACTGGGCGACGGCCAAGGTGGCCGGTTGGTGGTAAAGCTCCTGGGGGGTGGCCAGCTGGTGCAGCTTTCCGGCCAGCACCACGGCAACCCTTTGCCCCAGGAAGAAAGCCTCGTTGCGGTCGTGGGTGACGTGCACCACGGTACAGGAAAACTCCCGGTGCAGGGTGCGCAAGAGCTGCCAGAGCTCCGGCTTGCGGTGGGGGTCCAGGGCGGTGGAGGGCTCATCCAAAAGCAAGATGCGGGGACGG
This Thermoanaerobaculum aquaticum DNA region includes the following protein-coding sequences:
- a CDS encoding glycosyltransferase yields the protein MKVAFVHDWLTGMRGGEKVLSEMASFFPDAPIFTLLYRKGSVSGELSRHPIRVSWLQPWTLGGRFYRPLLPLMPRAVEELDLSGFDLVISSSHCVAKGVIPPPGAVHVCYCHTPMRYAWDQREAYLARVPWVLRGLLKRRLAYLRLWDVVSAARVDHFVANSQLVARRIRHYFRREAEVIPPPVDTEFFTPGDSKGKHLLMVAALVPYKRVEVGIAVAKALGRELRIVGEGHLRRTLERFSPANVRFLGRVSDERLRDEYRQAALLLVPNVEDFGMATVEALACGTPVVGLAASGTADIVIHGEHGLLVEEPTVEALASACSQALSRSFSPAACRERAESFSRARFRRRFRYLLERVGVSL
- a CDS encoding glycosyltransferase family 4 protein, with protein sequence MVTVALDARKLPDFGIGSYVAALLRHLPAMAPEWSWAILVTAEGREMLPAFPPNVRVLHVEAKGYTVREQLLLPWRLSTLRPRLFHIPHYVIPLSYVGRMVVTIHDIIHVLFPEFLPKPAGYAYATFMIRAAVARARRVIAVSHTTAQDLATLLGANAHKVEVIPNGVEAEFFADHDGNEDEAHRRRLGLSRPYFLFVGNHKPHKNVEAVLKAYQLFVNEAGDEVPHLALAGGFTPTGPLAPRVEAMGLASKVRFLGFLPRHELRAVYRGALAFLCPSLYEGFGLPVLEAAACGLPIMASDIPAVREVLADAVLKVNPRDVVEQAQAMRRLWQEPETRKKLASAAHSRAQRFRWEQTARETLGVYRRVLGETP
- a CDS encoding glycosyltransferase family 4 protein; this encodes MRIAFDARPLLGARTGVGVWLEGLLRHLAQATPWALELHLPRPAEVGLRGFPRELPVLAPRLPLPGTLWLVTTAARQVQGADIFVGTLGILPRRLQTPSVLVLHDLTPRSRPHHHRLANRFCFNAYVEESLAQADVVVCSSHATAHRLATLLPGWARDVRVIPLAVDEFFSPGEEDRAAVEAKFAQGRPFIVQLGTLEPRKGVDTLILAHDLLLAENPQAPDLVLAGGRGWGGDFVERALARHRQPQRVHCPGYVTREEARALLRAAQLVVLASEEEGFGLPLAEALCCGAACVASNEEALVEVAAGAALHVPPRDPQALAQALGTALRPEVQADLRQRAAVRAPELRWDRVWPQWVLLLSELAGSPG
- a CDS encoding glycosyltransferase family 4 protein, which produces MWRWRVTLAFWAHLLRDLLGTFFSRWRRFYRRVVKGEAELVVGVDIFPFFERMTGVGWYAWNLLLELPKVDPQLRLNLYAHTFAAPDEPAPPPLPLSPRTRFRFHHIPAGFLLPVKPTIAFLRTVVEPLFFFLDGNDLFFAPNFFPPRRHQAAIRQLVVTVHDLAFLRLPHTVQQETLDNLHSRLPETLAKAAAIIAVSQATAKDLQQLLGIRPHRIHVIHEGVDPLFLREPGEVPAHIPPRYLLFVSTLEPRKNLLGLLRGFQQAVEGGYPGHLVLVGRWGWRTEEAQEELARSPVRERILHLDYLPRAALTAVLRQAEALLMPSWLEGFGLPVVEAMACGVPVIASNTSSLPEVMGDAGLLVDPAKPEALAQAILKLASDPRLKIQLGEKGKQRAQLFQWQEAARATAGVFHRVAGQETGFPDAYCV
- a CDS encoding enoyl-CoA hydratase/isomerase family protein translates to MEPVRLTSHGPVAIVELARPEVRNALSRETVDLLTSYLSRLRSEPLRALILTGEGGHFCAGAHLGELSESLDQPGAGQKEASRLAALYSALLHFPYLTVAAVEGSAFGGGAGLACACDFVVASPEAVLQFSELRLGFVPALISVFLDRRVGSARLAQLFLNPRPLSAAEAQSLGLVDEVNPNPLARAQELALEVAAKTAPSAVTACKRLLLELSHPQLDQQLARAAQVNAVQREQPDFRRGVEHFLTHKRFRDWLGS
- a CDS encoding ABC transporter ATP-binding protein → MNPALELQGLVVRRGSFQLGPVNLTVAAGEYLVVLGPSGAGKTVLLETMAGWHPAAEGAVLCQGQPVLAVPPRQRRMAYLSQHLPLLPRSSVLENLTFGVRCRGESPDRELLQHLVAMLGLEGLLERGDVRTLSRGEQQRVALAQALLTRPRILLLDEPSTALDPHRKPELWQLLRTLHREFSCTVVHVTHDRNEAFFLGQRVAVVLAGKLHQLATPQELYHQPATLAVAQFLSPENLWPVASATPEGSGLRVTLAVPVTLEVARRGPAAFVGIRPEEVAIIDPHRPLGPQVQHNLFPATVRDLVFLDGQAQVNMTTQQGLSVTARVPLCTALDRGLKVGQEVQLCLKPRSLFLLPPNEASPEL